Part of the Pangasianodon hypophthalmus isolate fPanHyp1 chromosome 9, fPanHyp1.pri, whole genome shotgun sequence genome is shown below.
gaagtggggggaaaaaaaaaaaaaaaaagagagagagagattattttttatttatggccGTGACACAGGACTTTTATGTGTTTCGATAAGGGAATGTCTGTTTACAGATAAACACTCCTTACAAAAAGCGACATAAGCAGAACTATAATACTATATGAAGTACTAAAGAAAagcctaaaaaaaagaaaagtcataaATAcaggacaatttttttttaactccaacAGCGAAACATAAGATACTACGGTGTAGGTGCAAGAACCAGTGCCTTATCAATACCACAATATCAAAGGTCCTTATCAATACCACAATATCAAAGGTCCTGTTTACAGCAGACTCTAGGAACTAAAGGTAATAATATAATtgcaacaaataataataaatgatacgactagtcagaaggtgttgattaattttccataacagcagctctgacagtagctccaactgcaaggtttatattaatgcactcgttctaatacgtcatcgttAACTTAAACAGAGACCTGGactatggtggacactccacgtAAACAAGTTtttaatcgttgatatggtgaagttttctgttaagagatgtttatttaaattttctggaaggagtctccagtgtcagcacttggtaacagtcagagttGAAGGTGTAACTTTGAATTTTCCAAGGCacgagtcttcaggacagagagctttGAATTTTGTCGTTTctctgcaacatgacaagctgcgtatTAACTTCGCGAGAGAGGAAACAGaaagactggtgagggaacggctggTTATAGAGGCTATAAAAGTGATAAGAGGAGCTATCTGGATTCGAggacgttccacaacgttaaatgcaaatataaacaaataaaaaatatgacgtgttctttaattttaaatcatagttgttggcaaattgctaaaACATTATAGCTGTTATTGGATAATAATCAATGTCAGGGTTGCcttgttatgttttattacttaattattaaCCATGCAGGTTCTGTACCTTCTCTCTTTGAAGCAGCAGTCTCCTGGCCTTTTCCTCGGCTGCTTTCTGCTCTTTACTCTCCATTACTTCCTTCGGTTTTGAAGCAGCGTCTTCGGGAGGAAGAGGTTTATCCGTTTCTAGTAGTGCACGCTTTGGTTCTGTCCTAAACCTGGGAACCAGCGGGGCAATGTAGTTTCCTACAAATGCCTGGACGGTAGGCTTGTATGTCAAGTAATGTCCTAGGCCTTTTTTGGGTGACAAGGAAGAACCTGGGTCTGAGACAGGAGCAGATGATTCAGATGGTGTCTGGTCTTTTACACGCACTTCAGACGGCTGGTCCGAACATTCTTTAgcctctttcttcttttcttgaTCCATAGCGAAGCTGCTAAAATAAGAGTTTACATGGTGCGCCAGGTAATTATAGGTCTCATCTAGGTTGACACTGAAAGAACCTGGGTGAAAGAGATGTGTATTCTGTCTGGAGGATGTGAAGCTGGTGGGTGGAGGCGCTGATGTAGCTGGTCCGTTTGCTTTAGAGGTCTGAGACTGAGATTTCTTGGCTTTTACTTCCTCTTGGACATACTGAACGGGGACAGAGGAGGTTTCAGGAAGGCTTGTGCTTGTGTTTGGTGGTGAGGTTGCAGGCGATGATGGAGGATGAGATACAAGCGTTGGTGTCGATGTAGCCAAAGCTGATCCACTCCTCTGATCTTGAAGAGGTGTTGTGTCGGCACCTACGGCGCTGTCTCTGGCACTGGGTTTGAGCCGTGCTATCCTGGAGAAAATCTCTGCTTGCGTCCCACTCACGGCTTTTGATACAGATTCCAACGTGTTCTTGAATCGTGACATGCGATAGCTCTGGTCGGTGGAACCAAGGCAGGCTGAGGTACTGAAACTGGAAACGCTGGTGTACAGCAAAACCCCGTGCTTGAGGGAACTAAATCGGCAGGGACATAGTTTCCGAATGCTGCTCTTCTGGCTGAGCTTCCAGTTATGGTGGATATCTCTGAATCTGTAGCTCAGAGGTCTTCTGATATGAAGTTGACCAGATGGATTATGAGACAATGGTGAGACTGAGAGAGTCACAAACCTCTGGCCTCGTGTGTACCACAAAAGTATCGCCTTATTCAGAGACAGTAAATGTGAATCTGAAACCCATATAATAGTCATGCCTTCATTTCAGTGAAGTTAATGATCAGAAAACACATCCTTATATTGCAGAGATGCCTGTGAGGAAAAGAAATACTTCTTCAATTCTTAACCCTGATCACACAGACATAATCATGCAGAATGTTTGCCTTTATTATTGATGCATAATCAGTAAGTCTCAAAAATGAGTTGAAATGCGAAACTATTAGTGTTTAATGAACTTTGATCATTTTAGTCAACACATAAATTTAGGACTATGCCTTCAGGATTTgcatattattctttttaattaaaaatttaatcttggcgtccaagatttattttgcaaacgaattctgagttgactttttggTTAATGttcccacaatgccattcaactacctgctgataaTGGCACCCTGACTTCATCTCTGCCTAAAGatagtgatgcagcagcgctttagtcctgtcgagctctctcacctcatctgtacactctgcttaaGTAAATAAGGCTCCAaaacttcaactttcatgctattACATTCATGCTAATGGACttttcattaacatgaaattGAACATCTCTGGGAAACGGTCAGTCAGAAAAGAAGCTCCTACTCTTTTGTTCTTAGGATcaaacagcaaaacctgactgttatcccttatgtttgcgATTCTTCTATTAAACGCCACTGTAACTGCACCAGGACTCACAGATCTACTTCGATCCTGACCTGGGGTTACTGTTGCATGTTCTGTGTCTGCGTGGGTTTCTTCTGGATTCTCCGCTTTCCTCCTACCTCTCTGGTTTGGTTATGTtaaaattgcctctaggtgtgaaggtgtgtgtgcatgatgcacTGCGTCCCATCCAACGTCCCATTCGGGGTGTATTCCACGCCTCACGCCCAGCGTTCCCAGGCCAGGCTCTGGATCGCCGCCAGGATCAAGCGGCTACCGaagatgaatgtatgaatgaatgtaacTGTGCTAGCCCCCGTGTGATGTCAGAGAAGCACACAAGTCCTAACTTTCCaaaggaataataaaaatacagcaataaCCAACAAATGAGCTCAAACATTTCAccataaacatactgtatatgtttcaGGCTGGATCTTTCCTTTAACTATCACCAGGTTGGTGTCCAGCTGGAATTAAGAGCTTCTAACTTGTACACTGTAGACCATTAAGTAACACAATgttatacaacagcactgtattattgattacacacatttaatgtAGAAAGCTAGTTAAATACTACACTACTGACTCACATCAACTTATCCACATCTCCTGTAAACTGTATGACTAGTTAGATTACTTACAGCAGTTAATAACCCAACAACTCAGACAGTTTAATCAATAAGATGTAGTTAGTTACCAGGTGTACATTATCTACCAAGAAATATAATAAGAAATCTGGGTTCATTTTCCAGTGAACTAAATAAGCAGTCAGCTCCTAACTGGCTAACTCTGCCAATGCTGCTAAGCTAACAGgccaggacaggacaggacactAGCCTCTCTTTAAGTGTGTATATTAacctcatttatatatataaacaaaataatcagaCAACAATCTGAGACATACCTGTGTAAATAAACGTCGCTCTGAAAGCATTAAGAGGCGAGCGTCGCCATATTCAGGACATTCGAGCTGACAGTTTCTCTGCAGAAAAATAACatccaggggaaaaaaaacaacggTCACATGATTTGTCTTCTCGCATGTGATTGGCTCCTGACGGCGCCTGACTGCAGAACCGAACGCTGATTGGTTAAAATGAATATCCCCTATATAAATGTCATTGTATACAGGCTGGACCAATTGTGTAACCTGActaaaataatacagtatatatgaaagtcccttctctctctttctctctctctacctctctctctctttttctctctctccccctccctccctctccttctctacCTCTccccttctgtatctctctctctccccctccctccctctctctctctctctctctctctctctctctctccccttctgtatctctctctctccccctccctccctctctctctctctctctccccttctgtatctctctctctccccctccctctctctcgctctgtatctcttccccccccccccccccccccccctctctctctctctctctctctctctctctctctctctctttgtgtgtgtgtgtgtgtgtttactgggTTTGtcccttttaaaaatgttcactgCTATCCCTATTTAGAAGCTTACTATAGAGGAATTTTCAATTTTTATAACAGGGCAttgtattttcttgattaaacgatgaataaataatattacagcaaatgttctgtaaaagtctttaatttttaattaaattctaaCTATCCAAagcctagattttttttttgttttataatatatgtaaatttatgcatattttgGTATACTTTAtctatttcatttatatatacacaaacacacacacacacacacacacacaccactgctacTGGGTAGTGAGGAAGGTAGATAGGTGGGGTAGGAGGGTGGATAAGCCGACCTCCAGTCTACCATATTAGCCCCAGTACAAAATGTCATAGAAGTTTAATTTAGTCTTAGTCTCTCCTTTTTAATAATGATTGaaaaattttttactttttttttttttactttactagTTTGGAGTCCTGTTTTTCTTACAAATTACAGAAGATCACACCACAATTACATAGAAGGTTAAGCATTCATTTTTACAACAAAATTCTCACCTGACTTCTACTGAAGaaattttgttaattaattaattaattaaatctaCCAGATCATACTGAGCTACAGGAACACTATCCCACTTTCCTCATGGATGGctgtgtaaaaaagaaaaataaagcattaattTAAACAAAGCAGTTCTTTATTCTGacacaaatattatatttcatcaGCAAGCATGATTGTAAAGTCTTACCCATCATGGGATCGACACCTCGTCACACAGCGGTACATGCCCAGTGGCTGTGTCATCCTGTCTAGGCTGCCCCACTTTAGCCTTGGGAGTCTTACCCATCATGGGATCGACACCTGTACATGCCCATTGCTATTAATATAAGTGTAATGTAAGTTTCACCGGACAGCACAGCTCAACATGGCTTAGTAACTAATCAAGACCCTGGAGGGTGTGGGGTAAATAGTGATGGTGGGCATGATCAGTGACATAGCACTTGAAATTTGCAATTTGATTTTCTTGAacctaaaaatttaaaaagaactgCAGTATGGCTAATTTTTTCAAACATATTTCTACCTGCTACATGCAAACTGGCCAAGCATGTCATTTATCTAAAGtttggaaataaagaaaataaatagcCCACAGTAAATAAACTGCTAAATGAGAAAAGCTGAAAAGGGTTAATAAGGGTTAACCTTATTCAGCAGATATAGCAACTTAGGACAGTATAAGGCCATTAGTTAGTAAGTATATCAAAGATTTGCCTTACCTGGTCCagctggctgtttttttttttaagattcaaGCATGGAGTAGAGGGAAATGAGTGTGAGAAGATGATAAAACTGTTATAACAACCCCTCTGTCTTGGGTGTCTGGTCACCCAAAGCTATATTGCTCGTTTATCTCTTTTCTTGTCAAGTATATCTACAATAAGATGCCCAATAAcctaataaaattattttataagtgtttattaaagcaatCTTTTCTTATCAATAGATATTTTgagtagctagctaactaaccttGATAGCTaagtattaaaatgtattaaaatgttgtCAGCTATGGctagctattagctagctaccttAACAGTAGCTCACCTGATCTTctcattttttaattgaaaGTTAGTTATACTTTGAATTTATAACTTAAATGTAAGTTGCTAGCTATATAAACTAGTAGGCTGTTGGGTAGGTAAATAAAGGCTAACAGTCTTTTGCATTGGTTTTATGTTGGTTTGCTGATATTAATGAAGCTTTGCTGTTTTGTCAAAGGAAATGATGGTCAGGCCTTTGAGGTCTggatttacagtaaagttaatgATATTGTATGTTTTCCTTTGTTTCCTTTCCTAATGGTATACAGTTTTACAGATTGATTCTAGCTGACTAGAAATGGATATTTTGAAATGATTTACAATCTCGCTGAAATTAGCCTCTCAACAGTACATtaaacatttgggtttgagatcaaaagatatatatgagacaataaatcagtatttctgctttcctgatatttacatctagatgtgttaaacaacttagaacatggcaccttttgttggAACtcatccatttttcaagtgatcaaaaatactggaacaggtgattgacaggtgtttcttgttgccaaggtgtgccctgttagattgattgtttaaacctGGGGTTTCCAGTTTTCTCCagaaagggctggtgtgggtgcaggttttaaTTCCAAaaaagcagaagccacacctgagtctactgaaagctaaaatcaactgattaaacaggcgGAATCAAAcctggttggaatgaaaacctgcagattttccaatcttatccacaaagggccagtaaTAAACCAGACATCCCtggtttaaataattaatatctctgaatgtctactcttggtttgagtccTGGGTTTCGCTTGTGAGGACTGCATtagttgttaaaaaggataaacaaacatgaagaccagagagctgtctatgggacaaaagcaagccattttgaagctgagaaaagcaTAAGCATTGggtatagccaatacaacaaagaaagaaaccactggtgtactaacaaccagacctGGAATATGTCAGAAAAGCAATTGATGACAGAAataacagcagttgatgacagaaacattgtgagaggtgtgaataaaaacccaaaaacaacagtcagtgacatcaccaacaacctccacaaggcaggggtgaaggtatcacaatccactgttcaaagaagactttgagagcagaaatatagaggccataccacaagatgcaaatcaatcatcagcagtaagaatcagaaggccagattggaattcgtaaagaaatacagagatgagccacaaatgTTCTGGAACCAAAATTAACTTctaccaaagtgtggagaaagaaaggatctgctcctgatccaaagcatacaagctcatcggtcaagtgcggtggaggtagtgtcatggcttgggttTGCAAGGCTGTTTCTGGAACAttctcactaatctttattgatgctataactcatgatggtagcagcagaatgaattcagaattgtacagaaacattctgtctgccaatttatgttatttatttacatgagAAAAGCAtgcaatctaattgggaggaacttcatcatgagatcactgagtcactgagatcacattttccacattctgatctGTGATATGAACACGAACTGAAGCTCTTGcgctgtatctgcatgatttctttgtattgtgttgctgccacatgattggctgattagataactgcatgaatgtgcaggtgtacaggtgttcctaatccCAACATGTAGTTcggttttcttttttctgttagcattttattttaattatacagatgaagaaaataaaatgagaaaatgatgttttggttttagttttatttttgacacTAATGTTGCAGGCTTACATggaaaatttaaatgcaaatggagttattttatttcattttcattttgggataatgaaatacatacatatatgggAAGAGAAATAGCGAATGGGgtgaacattttaatttttgtgttttaattttaattttatttttggcacaaaataCCTCCCATAGCCcacaaaaatcacaaacaatCCACAAAATCCAAATTAatccttttaaaatgtttgttaatCACAAATAAGGCAATGTGGTTGCCAAAAATCGTATAGTGATATTTTGAATAATTGACAGCCAATTGATACAAGCCACCTCTACACATGTTGTacatatttgtttgttggtttggttgtttgttagttttataATTATCCAGTAGCACAAGGCATTTTATATTCTGAACAGCAGAGGGCCTGTTTTTCTCAGGATAACACTGTTCTCATTTCAGCTTAAAAGAAGTGAGGCTAATATCACCCTTGATACGAATATAAGTGATGACTTCCAGCCCTTGCCGATTGGGGACCTCAATCACATGCCCATCAGGTAACATCACCTCAAACAGTCCTCCCGCATGCTTCACTACAACCTGGGAAAGAGATGGTAATGATGGCAAGATTATACATCCCACTTCTTCTACTTCTCCTACTTTTCATCTTTCACTGTTATGTAATCTGCTTAATTCAGACAACTGTCACTGTGTGATTTAATAACCTATATCAGTAGTGACTGGTGTAAAAACTtactaaatatattttgtgaataCAAAGACAGActttaaatacaataaacatatactgtatactgtttgGTCATATGGCCTCTGTTGTACCTTAAAAGTGGAGCCTGGCTGGAAAGGGTTGTGTGTTTCCCTTTGCTCCTTGTTCCAGACTCCATCACACTTTGAATTACACACCAGCACTGGCGCCTTGTCATCACCATCATGAAAACGAGGGTTAAAATGAAGAGCTAGTTCACTGGAGCTGGAACCTAGGTCAACTTGGAACcttcagaaatataaaatatagatatGGTTAATATAGACATGATTATAGATAACTAGGTTAAGTATTACTTTATGAGCTGAGCAACACATTCTGAAACTCTCTGAAACTACATTATGTATATTGTAAAAATTTAATAAGCCATGCTAgtttacatgttttatttacagctaGTGGGCAGCACAGTAAATGTGTAGCTTTCTCTATAAAgtgattatatacattttagatTTAGCCAACATAGGGTACAGTAGCAAATTAtgtaacaaatttattttaatctataaAATACTTATGCCTCTAAATGCAGGTCTggaatgaaatttaaattttagGTTAATTTCCTATTCTCCACAATATTTCTCTTCTTATCATTGATTAATATGAGCAAAATGCCAGGTTATAAGTcctgtaatttttaaatttatggcaGTACTGAAATTTTATTACTGAAATGATATAACACAAATTGCAAGGGCAGCTAATTCAGTGAACAAGAACACCTGgtttatgttaaatattttgttataaaaataccATACTTCTGTACTTCTACTTTAATTtgaatatatcatatataatgTACTGCATATTAATATGTTATAGATAATATTAAGATTAAAGTACTGTAGTTTTATTAGCAGGCTTTTAGTCTTAGCTTACCTTTTAGCATCAGAATGAATCCTCCCTTGGACTTTCAACCGATCTCCAGCTCTGAAAAG
Proteins encoded:
- the LOC113530073 gene encoding galectin-1 — its product is MEAELKNVLFRAGDRLKVQGRIHSDAKRFQVDLGSSSSELALHFNPRFHDGDDKAPVLVCNSKCDGVWNKEQRETHNPFQPGSTFKVVVKHAGGLFEVMLPDGHVIEVPNRQGLEVITYIRIKGDISLTSFKLK